The Malus domestica chromosome 06, GDT2T_hap1 genome has a segment encoding these proteins:
- the LOC103438068 gene encoding protein MOTHER of FT and TFL1, with protein MHCLAFLFFLVFAPNFLPDLMAASVDPLVVGRVIGDVVDMFVPTLSMSVYFGSKHVTNGCDIKPSMAINPPKITFTGHPGELYTLVMTDPDAPSPSEPSMREWVHWIVSDIPGGTNPLRGKEILPYVGPRPPVGIHRYILVLFQQKAPVGLVEQPPSRAHFNTRFFAAQLDLGLPVSTVYFNCQKEPANRRR; from the exons ATGCATTGCTTAGCTTTCCTTTTCTTCCTAGTTTTTGCTCCTAATTTCCTTCCTGATCTCATGGCTGCCTCCGTTGATCCTCTCGTCGTCGGCCGAGTGATCGGCGATGTCGTGGACATGTTCGTCCCCACCCTGAGCATGTCAGTCTACTTTGGTTCCAAGCATGTCACCAATGGCTGTGACATCAAACCTTCCATGGCCATCAACCCCCCAAAAATCACCTTCACTGGTCACCCTGGCGAGCTCTACACCCTG GTGATGACTGACCCTGATGCTCCGAGTCCGAGTGAGCCAAGCATGAGGGAGTGGGTCCATTG GATCGTGTCTGATATCCCTGGAGGAACAAACCCTCTCAGAG GGAAAGAGATACTGCCGTACGTTGGTCCGAGGCCACCAGTGGGGATTCACCGCTACATTCTGGTGCTGTTTCAGCAGAAGGCTCCGGTGGGTTTGGTGGAGCAACCACCCTCTCGTGCCCATTTCAACACCCGCTTCTTTGCGGCGCAGCTCGACCTTGGACTGCCGGTTTCCACCGTCTACTTCAACTGCCAGAAGGAGCCAGCAAACAGGAGGCGCTGA
- the LOC103438066 gene encoding uncharacterized GPI-anchored protein At4g28100 codes for MSFTIFFLYILFPAFPGLPNPDPASIQSFHPARTPSPSATIPAFPEQSDLAGCPLDLPNELFHGIKSACSATKGDSSDHLQRSRCCPALAAWLYSAYSATALGRVGRVSPAVSGQPYDLPLLPDDSETCVEDLGQALKTRGIELIKPNETCDVVYCYCGIRLHPLSCPEAFWENERGKLVGGAKVKKLERDCLSGGGNGFPGLGGCSKCLHSLYNLNKKKASDSSKLEDRTTKMHSKDCQLMGLTWLLAKNRTAYIHTVTSVFRAFMVSADGSDPRSCTLNSDGMPLAVDSSQISDQSSSNILAASVFFYLVMSLSLLFMLQLTLSSIQN; via the exons ATGTCCTTCACCATCTTCTTCCTTTACATTCTCTTCCCTGCCTTCCCGGGTCTACCCAACCCGGACCCGGCTTCCATCCAGTCATTCCACCCGGCCCGAACTCCCTCCCCATCCGCTACAATCCCTGCATTCCCAGAACAATCCGACTTAGCCGGGTGCCCGCTGGACCTCCCCAATGAGCTCTTCCACGGCATAAAGTCTGCCTGCTCCGCCACCAAAGGTGACTCCTCTGACCACCTACAGCGAAGCAGGTGCTGCCCTGCGCTCGCGGCGTGGCTCTACTCTGCCTACTCTGCCACCGCTCTCGGCAGAGTAGGCAGGGTGAGCCCAGCAGTGTCGGGTCAGCCTTATGATCTGCCACTGCTGCCAGACGACTCGGAAACTTGCGTCGAGGACTTGGGACAGGCGCTGAAAACAAGAGGAATTGAGCTAATCAAGCCGAATGAAACCTGTGATGTTGTGTATTGCTATTGCGGGATAAGATTGCACCCCTTGAGCTGTcccgaggccttttgggagaaCGAAAGGGGGAAGCTTGTTGGGGGTGCGAaggtgaagaagttggagagaGATTGCTTGAGCGGCGGCGGCAATGGGTTTCCGGGTCTTGGCGGCTGCTCCAAATGCTTGCACAGTCTCTACAAT CTTAACAAGAAGAAAGCTTCGGATTCAAGCAAATTAGAGGACAGGACCACCAAAATGCACAGCAAAGACTGTCAGTTGATGGGTCTCACTTGGCTCCTTGCCAAGAATCGGACGGCTTACATCCACACGGTGACATCTGTCTTCCGGGCTTTCATGGTAAGCGCCGACGGGTCTGATCCTCGGTCGTGCACGCTCAACAGCGATGGAATGCCTCTTGCCGTCGATTCTTCTCAAATTTCTGATCAGTCCTCATCCAACATCCTTGCAGCTTCCGTCTTTTTCTACCTTGTAATGTCACTTTCTTTGTTGTTTATGTTGCAGCTTACCCTATCCTCCATCCAAAACTAG
- the LOC103438070 gene encoding laccase-1-like: MESLSQHYSVLMLMLIILNGALPSCFSQKTRRFEFNVEWKNVTRLCNTKPLLTVNGEFPGPTIAVYEGDHVEIKVTNHVAENTTIHWHGVKQLRTGWADGPAYITQCPIRRGKTYTYKFTVEYQRGTLWWHAHYAWQRATVYGAFVIHPRMPFPFSAPIQEEFPIIFGEWWSSDVGKVEAEMKTGAGPNSSDAYTINGLPGPLYPCSNKDTFIKTVEHGKTYLLRIINAALNDELFFAVANHTLTVVEIDAVYTKPFTTSAIMVGPGQTTNVLLTANQVPDSSGAFLMAAWPYLTSVFPFDNSTTAGFLRYKNKKGDKTKYPPKAPSTFAPEKYNLPKMEDTKFVTKFNNKLRSLASTKYPCNVPKIVDKHVVIVISLNLQDCPANKTCKGYAGKRFAASMNNQSFIRPALSILESHYKKLRDAEYSTDFPEKPLKPFDYTGVDPVSENVNPKFGTKIMEVEHGTNLEIVLQGTSFLNTENHPIHVHGHNFFIVGMGFGNFNATKDPAKYNLVDPPERNTVAVPTGGWAAIRFKADNPGVWFIHCHLEEHTSWGLASGLIVKNGPKPSQCVLPPPDDLPSC; the protein is encoded by the exons ATGGAGAGTTTGAGCCAGCATTATAGTGTATTAATGCTCATGCTAATCATACTTAACGGGGCTTTACCGTCTTGTTTCTCGCAAAAAACACGACGCTTTGAGTTTAAT gttgAGTGGAAGAATGTAACTCGTTTGTGCAACACAAAGCCACTTCTAACAGTGAATGGAGAGTTTCCAGGGCCAACCATTGCTGTCTATGAAGGTGATCATGTTGAGATTAAGGTCACTAATCACGTTGCCGAAAACACCACCATCCATTG GCATGGTGTGAAGCAACTAAGAACAGGATGGGCAGACGGCCCAGCTTATATCACACAATGTCCTATAAGAAGGGGCAAGACTTACACATACAAGTTCACCGTGGAATACCAAAGAGGCACTCTCTGGTGGCATGCTCATTATGCCTGGCAACGAGCTACCGTTTATGGCGCCTTTGTCATCCATCCGCGCATGCCTTTTCCATTTTCCGCTCCGATTCAAGAAGAATTCCCCATCATTTTTG gtgaatggtggagttcAGATGTAGGTAAAGTGGAAGCTGAAATGAAGACTGGAGCTGGACCTAATAGTTCAGATGCTTATACCATCAATGGGTTGCCAGGACCACTATATCCTTGCTCCAACAAAG ATACCTTCATCAAAACTGTGGAACATGGAAAAACCTACTTGCTTAGAATTATCAATGCAGCACTCAACGATGAGCTTTTCTTTGCTGTGGCTAATCACACACTAACTGTCGTGGAGATTGATGCCGTgtacaccaaaccattcacaaCCTCAGCGATCATGGTAGGTCCTGGCCAAACCACCAACGTTTTGCTCACTGCAAATCAAGTCCCTGACTCCTCAGGTGCCTTTTTGATGGCGGCCTGGCCTTACCTCACCTCTGTTTTCCCTTTCGACAATTCCACCACAGCAGGTTTCTTGCGTTACAAGAACAAAAAGGGTGACAAAACTAAGTATCCCCCGAAAGCGCCGAGTACTTTTGCACCGGAAAAATACAACCTCCCTAAAATGGAAGACACGAAGTTTGTCACTAAATTTAATAACAAGCTCAGAAGCCTAGCCTCAACCAAGTATCCGTGCAACGTGCCTAAAATCGTCGACAAGCATGTTGTAATAGTTATAAGCCTAAATCTCCAAGATTGTCCGGCCAACAAAACCTGCAAGGGTTATGCTGGCAAGAGATTTGCAGCTTCTATGAACAACCAGTCCTTCATTCGTCCCGCCTTGTCGATTTTAGAATCACATTACAAGAAGCTCAGAGACGCCGAGTACTCCACCGATTTCCCAGAGAAGCCTTTGAAGCCGTTTGATTACACTGGTGTGGATCCAGTTTCGGAGAACGTGAACCCGAAATTTGGCACTAAGATTATGGAAGTGGAGCACGGAACAAACTTAGAAATTGTGCTACAAGGTACAAGTTTTCTTAACACTGAGAACCATCCAATTCATGTGCATGGACACAACTTTTTTATTGTCGGTATGGGGTTTGGAAACTTCAATGCTACCAAGGATCCGGCAAAGTACAACCTCGTTGACCCTCCGGAGAGAAACACGGTGGCAGTTCCAACCGGAGGATGGGCGGCGATTCGATTCAAGGCCGACAATCCGGGAGTTTGGTTCATTCATTGTCACCTTGAAGAGCATACTTCTTGGGGTCTTGCCTCGGGGCTTATTGTGAAAAATGGTCCCAAACCGTCTCAGTGTGTGCTTCCTCCCCCTGACGATCTTCCCTCATGCTGA